One window of the Benincasa hispida cultivar B227 chromosome 3, ASM972705v1, whole genome shotgun sequence genome contains the following:
- the LOC120074235 gene encoding glucomannan 4-beta-mannosyltransferase 9-like isoform X1 has product MEKISSETLLPEVALQGTSDDISFQVISLVWNAIKAPVVVPLLRVSVFICLTMSLMLLVERVYMGIVIGLVKLFRRKPEKRYKWEPMEDDIELGNSVYPMVLIQIPMYNEKEVYQLSIGAACDLSWPSDRIIIQVLDDSTDPVVKELVEMECQRWAMKGVNIKYEIRDNRNGYKAGALKEGLKRSYVKLCDYVVIFDADFQPEPDFLCRTVPFLIHNPKIALVQARWKFVNADECLMTRMQEMSLDYHFTVEQEVGSSTYAFFGFNGTAGVWRIAALNEAGGWKDRTTVEDMDLAVRASLKGWKFLYLGDIKVKNELPSTLKAFRYQQHRWSCGPANLFRKMVVEIITNNRVTAWKKVHVIYSFFFVRKVVAHINTFIFYCLVLPATVLVQEVEVPKWGYVYIPAIITLLNSVSTPRSFHLLVYWILFENVMAMHRTKGTIIGLLEASRVNEWIVTEKLGDASKAKPDVRTPTKPRLKIGERVLMWELGVAAYLFICGVYDIFFGKNQFFIFLFLQAITFCIVGFGYVGTYLPSS; this is encoded by the exons ATGGAGAAGATTTCATCGGAGACTCTTCTCCCAGAGGTAGCATTACAAGGAACGAGCGACGACATATCGTTCCAAGTAATTTCATTGGTTTGGAATGCAATAAAAGCTCCAGTTGTCGTTCCTCTGCTCCGGGTGTCGGTTTTCATTTGCCTTACAATGTCGTTAATGCTGCTAGTGGAAAGGGTTTATATGGGAATTGTCATTGGTTTGGTAAAGCTCTTCAGAAGAAAACCAGAGAAACGTTACAAATGGGAGCCCATGGAAGACGATATCGAGCTTGGCAACTCTGTTTATCCCATGGTTTTAATTCAAATCCCAATGTACAACGAAAAAGAG GTGTATCAGCTTTCAATTGGGGCTGCTTGTGATCTCTCATGGCCATCAGATCGAATCATTATTCAAGTTCTTGACGATTCCACAGACCCAGTAGTCaag gAATTAGTGGAAATGgaatgccaaagatgggcaatGAAAGGAGTAAACATAAAGTACGAAATAAGAGACAACAGAAATGGATACAAAGCTGGGGCTCTCAAAGAAGGCTTGAAAAGAAGCTATGTGAAGCTATGCGATTACGTTGTAATCTTCGATGCGGATTTTCAACCTGAACCGGATTTCCTTTGTCGAACCGTTCCTTTCCTCATTCATAACCCAAAAATTGCTCTTGTCCAAGCTCGTTGGAAATTTG TAAATGCAGATGAATGCTTGATGACAAGGATGCAAGAGATGTCATTGGACTATCATTTCACTGTGGAGCAAGAAGTGGGCTCCTCCACTTACGCCTTCTTTGGTTTCAATG GAACGGCAGGTGTTTGGAGAATTGCGGCACTGAATGAGGCTGGTGGATGGAAAGACCGCACCACTGTGGAAGACATGGACTTGGCCGTGCGTGCCAGCCTCAAAGGCTGGAAATTCTTGTATCTGGGAGACATTaag GTGAAAAACGAACTCCCCAGCACATTGAAAGCCTTCCGTTACCAACAACACAGATGGTCATGCGGGCCCGCCAATTTATTCAGAAAGATGGTCGTGGAGATTATCACAAACaat AGAGTAACAGCGTGGAAGAAGGTGCACGTGATATATAGTTTCTTCTTCGTGAGAAAAGTTGTAGCCCACATAAACACTTTCATATTTTACTGTCTTGTATTACCGGCTACCGTGTTGGTACAGGAAGTTGAGGTTCCAAAGTGGGGATATGTTTATATTCCTGCTATTATTACCCTTCTCAATTCTGTTAGCACTCCAAG gTCATTCCATTTATTGGTGTATTGGATTCTATTTGAGAACGTGATGGCGATGCACAGAACCAAAGGCACTATCATTGGATTATTGGAGGCGAGTAGAGTAAATGAATGGATTGTAACTGAGAAATTAGGCGACGCCTCCAAGGCTAAACCTGATGTAAGAACCCCTACTAAACCTCGCTTAAAGATCGGAGAAAG GGTTCTGATGTGGGAGCTTGGAGTGGCAGCTTATTTGTTCATATGTGGCGTTTATGACATTTTCTTTGGCAAAAACCAATTCTTCATTTTCCTCTTCCTTCAAGCCATAACCTTTTGCATCGTCGGATTTGGATATGTTGGCACCTATCTTCCTTCTTCTTGA
- the LOC120074235 gene encoding glucomannan 4-beta-mannosyltransferase 9-like isoform X2: MECQRWAMKGVNIKYEIRDNRNGYKAGALKEGLKRSYVKLCDYVVIFDADFQPEPDFLCRTVPFLIHNPKIALVQARWKFVNADECLMTRMQEMSLDYHFTVEQEVGSSTYAFFGFNGTAGVWRIAALNEAGGWKDRTTVEDMDLAVRASLKGWKFLYLGDIKVKNELPSTLKAFRYQQHRWSCGPANLFRKMVVEIITNNRVTAWKKVHVIYSFFFVRKVVAHINTFIFYCLVLPATVLVQEVEVPKWGYVYIPAIITLLNSVSTPRSFHLLVYWILFENVMAMHRTKGTIIGLLEASRVNEWIVTEKLGDASKAKPDVRTPTKPRLKIGERVLMWELGVAAYLFICGVYDIFFGKNQFFIFLFLQAITFCIVGFGYVGTYLPSS; the protein is encoded by the exons ATGgaatgccaaagatgggcaatGAAAGGAGTAAACATAAAGTACGAAATAAGAGACAACAGAAATGGATACAAAGCTGGGGCTCTCAAAGAAGGCTTGAAAAGAAGCTATGTGAAGCTATGCGATTACGTTGTAATCTTCGATGCGGATTTTCAACCTGAACCGGATTTCCTTTGTCGAACCGTTCCTTTCCTCATTCATAACCCAAAAATTGCTCTTGTCCAAGCTCGTTGGAAATTTG TAAATGCAGATGAATGCTTGATGACAAGGATGCAAGAGATGTCATTGGACTATCATTTCACTGTGGAGCAAGAAGTGGGCTCCTCCACTTACGCCTTCTTTGGTTTCAATG GAACGGCAGGTGTTTGGAGAATTGCGGCACTGAATGAGGCTGGTGGATGGAAAGACCGCACCACTGTGGAAGACATGGACTTGGCCGTGCGTGCCAGCCTCAAAGGCTGGAAATTCTTGTATCTGGGAGACATTaag GTGAAAAACGAACTCCCCAGCACATTGAAAGCCTTCCGTTACCAACAACACAGATGGTCATGCGGGCCCGCCAATTTATTCAGAAAGATGGTCGTGGAGATTATCACAAACaat AGAGTAACAGCGTGGAAGAAGGTGCACGTGATATATAGTTTCTTCTTCGTGAGAAAAGTTGTAGCCCACATAAACACTTTCATATTTTACTGTCTTGTATTACCGGCTACCGTGTTGGTACAGGAAGTTGAGGTTCCAAAGTGGGGATATGTTTATATTCCTGCTATTATTACCCTTCTCAATTCTGTTAGCACTCCAAG gTCATTCCATTTATTGGTGTATTGGATTCTATTTGAGAACGTGATGGCGATGCACAGAACCAAAGGCACTATCATTGGATTATTGGAGGCGAGTAGAGTAAATGAATGGATTGTAACTGAGAAATTAGGCGACGCCTCCAAGGCTAAACCTGATGTAAGAACCCCTACTAAACCTCGCTTAAAGATCGGAGAAAG GGTTCTGATGTGGGAGCTTGGAGTGGCAGCTTATTTGTTCATATGTGGCGTTTATGACATTTTCTTTGGCAAAAACCAATTCTTCATTTTCCTCTTCCTTCAAGCCATAACCTTTTGCATCGTCGGATTTGGATATGTTGGCACCTATCTTCCTTCTTCTTGA